The following are encoded together in the Fuerstiella sp. genome:
- a CDS encoding isochorismatase family protein, with the protein MTDSALLRSPELLCRHRSRLLVVDVQEKLIPAIHRGIDLVRRIRFVLEVAQLFQIPVVVSEQYPHGLGHTVSELAGHPAIGFTFDKERFSAAEGFCKHTGMSAEMAPDAHDGRSQVVLIGMESHVCILQTGLDLLARGYRVYVAEDAVGSGSRHDHEIGVQRLRDAGATICTVESVAFEWCDTAQTDQFRAMSRLVRSLRD; encoded by the coding sequence ATGACTGATTCGGCCCTCCTTCGCAGCCCTGAACTTTTATGCCGTCATCGCAGTCGTCTGCTGGTCGTTGACGTTCAGGAGAAACTGATTCCTGCGATTCACCGTGGTATTGATCTCGTTCGCCGCATCCGGTTTGTTCTGGAAGTGGCTCAGCTGTTTCAAATTCCGGTCGTCGTTTCAGAACAGTATCCGCACGGACTTGGACACACGGTATCCGAACTTGCCGGCCATCCGGCCATCGGCTTCACATTCGACAAGGAGCGATTCAGCGCTGCAGAAGGCTTTTGTAAACACACAGGTATGAGTGCAGAGATGGCACCCGATGCCCATGACGGCCGCAGTCAGGTGGTCCTGATCGGGATGGAATCTCACGTGTGTATACTTCAGACCGGGCTCGATCTGCTGGCCCGCGGTTATCGAGTGTACGTGGCGGAAGACGCCGTTGGCAGTGGGAGCCGGCATGATCATGAGATCGGCGTCCAACGATTACGGGACGCCGGAGCCACCATTTGTACGGTGGAAAGTGTGGCTTTTGAATGGTGCGACACAGCACAGACTGACCAGTTTAGGGCGATGAGCAGACTGGTTCGGAGTCTTCGGGACTGA
- a CDS encoding GspE/PulE family protein, protein MNDHPNETVPATPQELAEQYGMPYEDLETFRPNHELIKRFPSQDLFRTNVLPLRSDEDRIAVAVSDPLNLDLLDELSVCSGLLLDPVVADKAQIERWLKKCLGVGGGTVQELVAMSVDEAEALQAAAEDEIDDVSQASSVVKLVNELLVEAVELRASDVHIEPEEDGLDVRFRVDGILRLQPVPQQIHRFRAAIVSRLKIMSRLNIAEKRRPQDGRIKLAVSGREIDVRASVIPMLHGEGVVLRLLDNSQAQLDLDFVNFPDDLRQQWNHIIRKTNGLVLVTGPTGSGKTTTLYSSLCEIRSPERKIITVEDPVEYNLRGVSQIQVHDQVGLNFSEGLRSILRHDPDVVLIGEVRDEETACSAIQASLTGHLVLSTLHTNDAASAFTRLIDMGVEPYLVASTVEAVLAQRLIRRLCRSCKQQITSSQPNLPTDLVLNSDQVIYEAKGCRECHQTGYNGRLAVFELLVMNNRIRTLCNQNTSTAELRRQALSDGMLSLRQMGWQQVVAGNSTLSELVRVCPDPE, encoded by the coding sequence ATGAATGATCATCCAAACGAAACGGTGCCGGCAACACCTCAGGAACTGGCCGAACAGTACGGAATGCCGTACGAGGATCTGGAAACGTTCCGTCCCAACCATGAGCTGATTAAACGGTTTCCCAGTCAGGATTTGTTTAGAACAAACGTCCTGCCTCTGCGTTCTGACGAGGATCGAATCGCAGTGGCGGTTTCAGATCCGCTGAATCTTGACCTCCTGGACGAACTGTCCGTCTGTTCAGGACTGCTGCTGGATCCCGTTGTCGCAGATAAAGCCCAGATTGAACGTTGGCTGAAAAAGTGTCTGGGCGTCGGGGGAGGTACCGTACAAGAACTGGTGGCCATGTCCGTGGATGAAGCGGAGGCTCTACAGGCGGCCGCCGAAGATGAAATCGACGATGTTTCACAGGCTTCTTCGGTCGTCAAACTGGTGAATGAACTGCTGGTCGAAGCGGTAGAGCTGCGCGCCAGTGACGTTCACATCGAACCGGAGGAAGATGGACTGGATGTACGTTTTCGTGTGGACGGAATTCTGCGTCTCCAGCCGGTCCCGCAGCAGATCCACCGGTTTCGGGCGGCGATTGTTAGTCGCCTGAAAATCATGTCCCGACTGAACATTGCCGAGAAACGGCGTCCGCAGGACGGTCGAATCAAGCTGGCTGTGAGTGGTCGGGAAATCGATGTGCGTGCATCGGTAATCCCCATGCTGCACGGGGAAGGAGTTGTTCTGCGACTGCTGGATAACTCTCAGGCACAGCTGGACCTTGATTTTGTCAACTTTCCCGACGATCTGAGACAACAGTGGAACCACATCATTCGCAAGACAAACGGCCTGGTTCTGGTGACGGGTCCAACCGGCAGCGGCAAAACAACCACGCTTTACAGCTCCCTGTGTGAAATACGATCTCCGGAAAGAAAGATTATTACTGTGGAAGACCCGGTCGAATACAATCTGCGCGGGGTCAGTCAGATTCAGGTTCACGATCAGGTGGGGCTTAATTTTTCTGAGGGACTCCGCAGCATTCTGCGTCATGACCCTGATGTTGTACTGATCGGAGAAGTGCGTGATGAGGAGACAGCGTGCAGTGCCATTCAGGCATCACTCACCGGTCACCTGGTACTCAGTACACTGCATACAAACGACGCCGCCTCCGCTTTTACCCGACTGATTGATATGGGGGTAGAACCCTATCTGGTTGCCAGCACCGTTGAAGCTGTTCTGGCTCAAAGGCTGATTCGTCGCTTATGCCGCAGCTGCAAACAACAGATCACATCGTCTCAACCAAACCTGCCGACGGATCTTGTCCTGAATTCGGATCAGGTGATTTATGAAGCTAAAGGATGTCGTGAATGTCATCAGACCGGTTATAACGGACGACTGGCCGTATTTGAGTTATTGGTGATGAACAACCGAATTCGAACTCTTTGCAACCAAAACACGTCCACTGCGGAGCTGCGTCGCCAGGCGCTCAGTGACGGTATGCTTTCGCTGAGGCAGATGGGATGGCAACAGGTGGTTGCCGGCAATAGTACGCTTTCAGAGCTTGTCCGCGTCTGTCCGGATCCGGAGTGA
- a CDS encoding O-acetyl-ADP-ribose deacetylase: MLVRIGKCRLQLVQGDITLQQVDAVVNAANALLAGGGGVDGAIHRAGGPEIMLDTGARYPDGCSTGNAVASVAGLLPAMHLIHTVGPVWRGGQNGESTALASCYRKSLQLAVDLACKSVAFPAISTGVYGYPLDLAANVSLKSVIDFLKWHKQPDDVRFVLFGEGAFGAFARSLEIQLT, translated from the coding sequence ATGCTGGTCCGGATTGGAAAATGCCGCCTGCAACTGGTGCAGGGTGATATTACGCTGCAACAGGTTGATGCGGTGGTCAATGCTGCCAATGCTCTGCTGGCAGGTGGAGGGGGCGTCGACGGGGCAATTCACCGGGCAGGTGGACCGGAAATCATGCTGGATACCGGTGCGCGTTATCCGGACGGATGCTCCACCGGAAATGCCGTCGCGTCTGTTGCAGGGCTGCTGCCGGCCATGCATCTGATACACACAGTCGGACCGGTCTGGCGAGGCGGACAAAACGGAGAATCGACTGCCCTGGCATCCTGCTACCGGAAATCTTTGCAGCTGGCTGTGGATCTGGCCTGTAAATCTGTTGCATTTCCTGCAATCAGTACCGGAGTCTATGGATATCCGCTGGATCTGGCTGCAAATGTTAGCCTGAAGTCCGTCATCGATTTTTTGAAGTGGCACAAACAGCCCGATGACGTACGGTTTGTTCTGTTTGGTGAAGGGGCCTTCGGGGCCTTCGCCAGATCACTGGAAATCCAGCTCACCTGA
- the gspG gene encoding type II secretion system major pseudopilin GspG codes for MKHHPNSRRHGFTLMEVLLVLGIMGIIMAMVVPRLLGRQQLASIDTTYGSIEGITQALRLYSLDHHGRYPTTADSLQVLVSRPSNSDSKWRGPYLERTPQDAWGNDFDYRSPGVHLKDTFDISSAGPDGIPGSDDDITNWDIR; via the coding sequence ATGAAACACCATCCGAACAGTCGCCGTCACGGCTTCACACTCATGGAGGTGTTGCTGGTACTGGGAATCATGGGCATCATCATGGCCATGGTTGTGCCTCGGCTGCTGGGCCGTCAGCAACTCGCCAGTATCGATACCACCTACGGCAGTATCGAAGGTATCACTCAGGCCCTTCGACTGTATTCTCTGGATCATCACGGGCGTTACCCAACCACTGCCGACTCCCTGCAGGTACTGGTAAGTCGTCCGAGCAACAGTGATTCCAAATGGCGGGGGCCGTATCTGGAACGAACTCCGCAGGATGCCTGGGGAAACGATTTCGATTACCGAAGTCCCGGAGTTCACCTTAAAGACACATTCGACATTTCTTCGGCTGGTCCCGACGGCATTCCGGGAAGTGATGACGACATCACCAACTGGGACATCAGGTGA
- a CDS encoding type II secretion system F family protein: MAEFEYTASDAELRRVSGIVSAPSRGDALRVLMEQQLTPVLLQQHSHTNVRHGRVRSSVLASAYSMLADQLETGVPLLNALQVLEEQSDSETFRHSLNHVADRVSDGAGLADAMEQQTGIFGPLDTSVIRAGEEGAFLPDALRRIAMVRERNEATKSRILGALAYPLLLVIVGTIVVVGMLTFFVPKFDPLFENLRKADAMPMSTLILLALSGFLKVWGLWLAAACGLGVMLSWKMLTGSTSRRLMDRALLRTWLIGPIIRDFAIARFCRILGSLLQNGVPMLRSLDIAAKAAANRELSESINAAAESVASGDSLTTPLASCGQFTGDILQMMQVAEQSNRLESVLLRVSEKLDVRAQQRLDLFVRMLEPALMLVMAIIVGFLVVALLMPVFESNGLV; this comes from the coding sequence ATGGCTGAGTTCGAATACACAGCTTCGGATGCAGAGTTACGGCGAGTATCCGGCATCGTGAGTGCCCCCTCCCGAGGGGATGCACTGCGTGTGCTCATGGAACAGCAGTTAACGCCTGTTCTGCTGCAACAGCACTCTCACACGAATGTTCGACACGGCAGAGTCCGATCTTCCGTGCTTGCCTCAGCCTACTCCATGCTGGCCGATCAGCTGGAAACCGGAGTACCCCTGCTGAATGCTCTACAGGTTTTAGAAGAACAATCGGACAGTGAAACATTTCGGCACAGCCTCAATCATGTTGCAGATCGCGTGTCGGATGGTGCCGGTCTGGCAGATGCAATGGAACAGCAGACCGGAATTTTTGGGCCGCTGGATACCAGCGTCATTCGGGCCGGCGAAGAAGGCGCGTTTCTGCCGGATGCCCTGAGACGCATCGCGATGGTCCGTGAACGTAATGAAGCCACCAAAAGTCGCATTCTGGGGGCACTGGCCTACCCGCTGCTGCTGGTCATCGTAGGAACGATTGTTGTGGTGGGAATGCTGACCTTCTTTGTGCCCAAATTTGATCCGCTGTTCGAAAACCTGCGAAAGGCGGATGCAATGCCGATGTCCACGTTGATTTTGCTGGCACTCAGTGGTTTTCTCAAGGTATGGGGCCTGTGGCTCGCCGCTGCCTGTGGTCTGGGAGTTATGCTTTCCTGGAAAATGCTGACAGGGTCGACCTCCCGTCGTCTGATGGATCGTGCACTGCTGCGAACCTGGCTGATTGGACCAATCATACGTGACTTCGCCATCGCCCGTTTCTGCCGAATCCTGGGTTCACTTCTGCAGAACGGAGTCCCCATGCTGCGGTCTCTGGACATTGCCGCAAAGGCGGCTGCCAACAGGGAACTAAGTGAGTCCATTAATGCGGCCGCAGAAAGTGTGGCATCCGGTGACTCATTAACCACCCCGCTGGCTTCCTGTGGTCAGTTCACCGGCGATATTCTGCAGATGATGCAGGTGGCTGAGCAGTCCAATCGTCTGGAATCTGTACTGCTGCGTGTCTCTGAAAAACTGGATGTGCGGGCTCAGCAGCGTCTTGATCTTTTTGTGAGGATGCTGGAACCGGCCCTGATGCTGGTGATGGCCATCATCGTAGGATTTCTTGTGGTTGCACTGTTGATGCCTGTCTTCGAAAGCAACGGCCTGGTATAA
- a CDS encoding type II secretion system protein GspK, which produces MKRRDFARSPINSHPRRGVVLVLVLVIVTLLSYSVYSFTERTLLEYTAVHSSHDHIQRRELAASAVELSKVAIHDPQTTGLHSGPVRLPKFSERGCSAAVIRRFPERGKPALFGLQDESARLNVNALPLESSDRDHSRDRLLVLPGMTVKIADAILDWMDSDDEPSEFGAESSWYTSQNPPYRPRQSRFEHLRELLLVRGITSDLLFGEDQNANGLLDPNEDDGSVTMPPDDENGILNRGWSEFLTLVSREGVLDADGIVKINLNQQDLAELYDELLPLLGPEMARYIVAMRMVEAKWPDDPSPDKVPGQPERQQEKAKLNLQNQPEFGSDDTDLNEVRGGIVLSSRPPQRIRSLVHLFGGQLRITIDEEDQILKSPWSSDPGVLSRQLPVVDQLLTTTEMTAIEGRINVNQASETVLNSIPPLTPAAARAIWRQQPAPEETPAEYDSVAWLVTRGILAPSDLRQIAEYVTVKGDVQGGIALGWYSDAEAVAAVQFVLDCSGFRHRLLLHRDLQVISRNRCGVNHHR; this is translated from the coding sequence ATGAAACGACGGGACTTTGCCCGGTCACCGATCAACAGTCACCCACGCCGTGGGGTGGTGCTTGTTCTCGTACTGGTGATTGTGACCCTGTTGAGTTATTCCGTTTACTCGTTCACAGAACGTACGCTGCTGGAATACACGGCCGTGCATTCTTCACACGATCACATACAGCGACGGGAACTTGCTGCGTCTGCAGTCGAACTGAGCAAAGTCGCGATTCACGATCCTCAAACAACAGGACTCCACAGCGGGCCGGTGAGGCTGCCGAAATTTTCTGAGCGTGGGTGCAGTGCCGCTGTGATTCGCCGTTTTCCGGAACGTGGAAAACCCGCACTGTTTGGTTTGCAGGATGAATCCGCCCGATTGAATGTCAATGCACTGCCGCTGGAGTCGTCTGACCGTGATCATTCCCGGGACCGGTTGCTGGTATTACCTGGAATGACCGTGAAAATTGCCGATGCCATACTCGACTGGATGGATTCCGATGATGAACCATCTGAATTTGGAGCTGAATCCAGTTGGTATACGTCTCAAAATCCTCCCTACCGACCCCGACAATCGCGATTTGAGCATCTACGGGAACTGTTGCTGGTTCGCGGTATCACCTCAGACCTTTTGTTTGGCGAAGATCAGAACGCAAACGGTCTGCTGGACCCGAACGAAGATGACGGATCCGTCACCATGCCGCCCGACGATGAGAACGGCATTTTGAATCGGGGATGGAGTGAATTTCTGACCCTGGTCAGTCGCGAAGGTGTGCTGGACGCAGACGGGATAGTTAAGATCAATCTGAACCAGCAGGATCTGGCTGAGCTTTATGACGAACTGTTGCCGCTTTTGGGACCGGAGATGGCTCGTTACATTGTTGCCATGAGAATGGTTGAGGCCAAATGGCCGGATGACCCTTCCCCGGATAAGGTTCCCGGTCAGCCCGAACGACAACAGGAAAAAGCAAAGCTGAATCTTCAGAATCAGCCTGAATTCGGATCCGATGACACAGATCTCAACGAGGTCCGCGGCGGTATTGTGCTCAGTTCCCGCCCGCCCCAGCGGATCAGGTCACTTGTTCATCTGTTTGGCGGGCAACTCCGCATCACCATTGATGAAGAAGATCAGATTCTCAAATCGCCATGGAGTTCCGATCCCGGTGTTCTGTCGCGTCAGCTTCCTGTTGTGGACCAATTGCTGACGACCACGGAGATGACAGCCATCGAAGGTCGTATCAACGTGAACCAGGCTTCGGAAACGGTTCTGAACAGTATTCCTCCCTTAACGCCTGCGGCCGCCCGGGCGATTTGGCGACAGCAGCCGGCACCGGAGGAAACGCCGGCAGAATACGATTCGGTGGCCTGGTTGGTCACACGTGGCATTCTTGCCCCGTCCGATTTAAGGCAGATAGCAGAGTATGTCACCGTTAAAGGTGACGTTCAGGGCGGGATTGCTCTGGGATGGTACAGCGATGCTGAAGCGGTTGCTGCAGTACAGTTTGTGCTGGATTGTTCAGGGTTTCGCCATCGGTTGTTGCTGCATCGTGATTTGCAGGTGATTTCTCGCAACCGGTGCGGCGTTAACCATCATCGATGA
- a CDS encoding type II secretion system protein: MKSIVTSPASRHRRGVTLLEILLASVILAVALSALTQRSFVAAQAARRIELETEAAVRCSSRLNELMLEPGELADRTFGVAGDHSGWHWEATVEPTSFPRTRRLQVRVWQEGPLQRLTQFRISRLLVESPESSVDQSVTEGWTF, encoded by the coding sequence GTGAAGTCCATTGTTACATCCCCGGCAAGTCGACATCGCCGCGGAGTCACTCTGCTGGAGATTCTTCTTGCCAGTGTGATTCTGGCTGTTGCGCTCAGTGCTTTGACGCAACGCAGTTTTGTGGCGGCACAGGCTGCTCGTCGAATTGAACTGGAAACTGAAGCTGCTGTTCGCTGCAGTTCCCGACTGAACGAATTGATGTTGGAACCGGGGGAGCTGGCAGACCGAACATTCGGCGTTGCCGGTGATCATTCCGGCTGGCACTGGGAAGCGACCGTCGAACCAACGTCATTCCCGCGTACCAGACGTCTGCAGGTGCGAGTCTGGCAGGAAGGTCCACTGCAGCGTCTGACGCAGTTCCGGATCAGCCGCCTGTTGGTGGAATCTCCTGAATCTTCAGTAGACCAGTCGGTTACGGAAGGATGGACGTTCTAA
- a CDS encoding type II secretion system protein GspJ has product MQVRRPTGLCTGVRHGFTLLETLLATALCSMLLIAAYSSIRLYWNYRVRSQDQIAGSARLLALIDDISTDLRAACPAPPDPPVQADFSDADTSADLRPEQINNQTDLPEVLILPGAVARYEPVHVAGGKDWLSVLAGQGSPRFPDAETSMELCYIVWCLNQGQSVSLPVNIQSVTDLSLSLSGLDHGLVRLKFPVTPGLQRDLITPEVTGSVIDQMSSIHFEYFDGSQWLNLWGKDQSYRCPDAVRMTCQFEDQTEVERTVTIRLPQSFSEVRGDWQ; this is encoded by the coding sequence ATGCAGGTCCGCCGCCCAACTGGTTTGTGTACCGGTGTTCGACACGGTTTCACTCTGCTGGAAACTCTGCTGGCGACGGCACTGTGTTCGATGTTGCTGATCGCGGCTTACTCCTCTATCCGGCTTTACTGGAACTATCGAGTTCGCAGTCAGGATCAGATTGCCGGTTCTGCCAGGCTGCTTGCTCTGATCGATGACATCAGTACGGACCTGAGAGCGGCGTGCCCTGCTCCTCCAGATCCTCCGGTCCAGGCTGATTTCAGTGATGCGGACACATCAGCTGATTTACGGCCGGAACAGATCAACAATCAGACCGATCTGCCGGAAGTATTGATTCTGCCCGGGGCAGTGGCCCGGTATGAACCTGTTCATGTGGCAGGGGGAAAGGACTGGTTGAGTGTGCTGGCTGGCCAAGGATCTCCGCGATTTCCTGATGCGGAAACCTCGATGGAGTTGTGTTACATCGTGTGGTGTCTGAATCAGGGGCAATCAGTCAGTTTGCCCGTAAACATACAGTCAGTAACGGACCTGTCACTCAGTCTTTCCGGTCTCGATCACGGTCTGGTGCGACTGAAATTTCCCGTTACACCGGGCCTTCAGCGGGATTTGATTACCCCTGAGGTAACTGGTTCCGTTATTGATCAGATGTCTTCGATACATTTTGAGTATTTCGACGGCAGTCAGTGGCTGAATCTGTGGGGAAAAGATCAGTCGTACCGCTGTCCTGATGCCGTGCGGATGACGTGTCAGTTTGAAGATCAAACGGAGGTGGAACGAACAGTCACGATCCGGCTGCCCCAGTCATTCTCAGAAGTCCGAGGAGACTGGCAATGA
- a CDS encoding DUF1552 domain-containing protein — protein MNSQINRRQVLKAGSTVLALPWLESLAAAADSAPPKRIVNICTSFGLYGPSFFPEQAGRDYTTSEYLEVLGDLRRDFTVFSGISHPDIGGDHASESCFLTSAKRPTRPGFRNTISMDVFAAKLGGGATRFPFMSLGTINGSPLSYTETGAGIPAWDRPSMVFARMFVAGSKAQIASELDRIRRGRSILDRMKDRLTRLSRSVSHLDQQQIADYAEAVRGLEKQLVAEEKWIHRPRPQVNEPHPNENYPSPFADRSNSIGRARVMMNLMKLAVQTDMTRVVSLFIRGMDEKPPIPGVSEGHHGLSHHGRNPEKIKQLKVIEKLKMEAFRDFLISLRDTKEAGRSLLDSTQVLIGSNLGDASGHGTTNLPILLAGGGWKHGGHIAGDVKNNTPLCRLFVSMLQKFGAQTDKFGSGVGTINGLS, from the coding sequence ATGAATTCACAGATTAATCGCAGGCAGGTGTTGAAGGCCGGCTCCACTGTGTTGGCGCTGCCGTGGCTTGAAAGTCTGGCTGCCGCAGCGGATTCCGCGCCGCCTAAACGGATCGTCAATATCTGCACGAGCTTTGGACTTTATGGGCCGTCGTTCTTTCCGGAACAGGCAGGCAGGGATTACACGACGAGCGAATATCTTGAAGTGCTTGGCGATCTGCGCAGGGATTTTACTGTGTTCTCCGGTATCTCCCATCCGGACATCGGCGGTGACCACGCTTCGGAGTCGTGTTTTCTGACCAGTGCCAAACGTCCGACTCGGCCTGGTTTTCGTAATACGATATCTATGGATGTCTTCGCGGCCAAACTCGGAGGCGGAGCGACTCGTTTTCCATTCATGTCGTTGGGGACTATCAATGGAAGCCCGCTTTCTTATACCGAAACAGGCGCGGGCATTCCGGCCTGGGACAGACCTTCGATGGTCTTCGCCAGGATGTTTGTTGCGGGCAGCAAAGCTCAGATTGCCAGCGAACTCGATCGCATTCGCCGCGGGCGTAGTATCCTTGATCGCATGAAGGACCGGCTCACCCGGTTGAGCCGGTCGGTGAGTCATCTTGATCAACAGCAAATCGCTGACTACGCCGAAGCGGTTCGCGGGCTTGAAAAACAACTTGTCGCCGAAGAGAAGTGGATTCATCGTCCCAGGCCGCAAGTGAACGAACCGCATCCGAATGAGAATTATCCAAGCCCGTTCGCCGATCGCAGCAACAGCATCGGCCGTGCGCGAGTGATGATGAATCTGATGAAGCTGGCTGTACAGACGGATATGACCCGCGTCGTGAGCCTGTTCATTCGAGGCATGGATGAGAAGCCGCCGATTCCAGGTGTTTCCGAAGGCCACCACGGGCTCAGTCATCACGGTCGTAATCCCGAGAAAATCAAACAGCTCAAGGTCATCGAAAAGCTGAAAATGGAAGCGTTCCGCGATTTTCTCATTTCGCTTCGCGATACGAAGGAAGCGGGCCGAAGTTTACTCGATTCGACGCAGGTTCTGATCGGCAGCAATCTGGGCGACGCGAGCGGCCACGGAACGACAAATCTGCCGATCCTGCTTGCCGGCGGCGGGTGGAAACACGGCGGGCATATTGCGGGTGATGTGAAAAACAACACGCCGCTGTGCAGGTTGTTCGTCAGTATGCTGCAGAAGTTCGGTGCTCAGACGGACAAATTTGGTTCGGGTGTCGGAACGATCAACGGGCTGAGTTAG